The Nitrospirae bacterium CG2_30_53_67 genome has a window encoding:
- a CDS encoding protease HtpX has translation MNVFRTTLLMTALTVLLVLAGNAMAGPSGMKIALIFALVMNFGSYWFSDKIVLAMYKAKEVTRAEAPDLYGMVEQLTRKAELPMPRVYIIENPAANAFATGRNPNHAAVAVTTGILQILDRNELMGVLGHELSHVKHRDILIGTMAATLAGAITMLASMAKWALIFGGRRDNDRDGGGIAAIAMMILAPIAAMLIQMAISRSREYAADRGGAEFSGNPRYLAGALSKLAHSAQRIPMQASPSTAHMFIVNPLRGVGIATLFSTHPPIEERIRRLEAMRG, from the coding sequence ATGAATGTTTTTCGCACTACATTGCTCATGACGGCCCTGACTGTTCTCCTGGTCCTGGCCGGGAACGCCATGGCCGGTCCCTCCGGCATGAAGATCGCCTTGATCTTTGCGCTGGTCATGAATTTCGGGTCCTACTGGTTTTCGGACAAGATCGTGCTCGCCATGTACAAGGCCAAGGAGGTGACCAGGGCGGAGGCCCCGGACCTGTATGGGATGGTGGAACAGCTCACGAGAAAGGCGGAGCTTCCCATGCCCAGGGTGTATATCATCGAAAATCCTGCGGCCAATGCCTTTGCCACGGGGAGGAACCCAAACCATGCCGCCGTGGCCGTGACCACCGGCATCCTGCAGATCCTGGACAGGAATGAACTCATGGGCGTCCTGGGCCACGAACTTTCACATGTCAAGCATCGGGATATTCTAATCGGGACCATGGCGGCCACCCTGGCCGGCGCGATCACCATGCTCGCCAGCATGGCCAAGTGGGCCCTGATCTTCGGCGGCCGCAGGGATAATGACCGAGACGGAGGAGGGATTGCCGCCATTGCCATGATGATCCTGGCCCCGATCGCGGCCATGCTCATTCAGATGGCCATCTCCCGGTCCAGGGAGTATGCCGCTGACCGAGGCGGAGCCGAATTTTCCGGCAATCCCCGATATCTCGCCGGCGCCCTTTCAAAACTTGCACATAGCGCCCAGCGGATTCCCATGCAGGCCAGCCCCTCCACGGCGCACATGTTCATTGTGAATCCTCTGCGGGGCGTGGGGATCGCCACGCTCTTCTCCACGCATCCTCCCATCGAGGAGAGGATCCGAAGGCTCGAGGCCATGCGTGGCTGA
- a CDS encoding 16S rRNA (cytosine(967)-C(5))-methyltransferase: MAETSRQIALDVLTEVETEACFADEVLNRHLSRAGGIGEKDRNFLFNLIKGTLRWRGRVDYFLQQIASRPLEAMPVRIRNILRLAAYQILFLDRVPDWAAVDQAAELARRYGHEGHVRFVNAVLRNLIRRREDLSLPDPSLTISYLQAAYSFPEWLVERWVRRFGAGTAERLLEASNLPPPLFLRVNTLKISREEWISRISGQAEGARPHPLVPEGVEVSGQGDLTTLPGYQQGWFYVQDPGSMIVAHLSGAKPGERILDACAAPGGKASHLAQLMQDRGEIVALEMEEGKIARMQENLKRLDIRSVTLQTGDASRVEFAQPFDRILIDAPCSGLGTIRRHPEAKWIKSAEDLIRHQERQLSILRNVSRFVRDGGTLIYATCSTEPEENEEVIGRFLGERPEFTIEKKPKELEAAILEMFDEQGYFHAYPHLHHTDGFFAARLIRKE, translated from the coding sequence GTGGCTGAGACCTCCCGGCAGATCGCCCTCGATGTCCTGACGGAAGTCGAAACCGAGGCGTGCTTTGCCGACGAGGTCCTGAACCGGCATCTCTCCAGAGCAGGGGGCATCGGGGAAAAGGATAGGAATTTTCTCTTCAACCTGATCAAGGGGACGCTCCGGTGGAGAGGGAGGGTGGATTATTTTCTCCAACAGATCGCAAGCCGCCCCCTTGAAGCGATGCCGGTCAGGATCAGGAACATCCTCCGGCTCGCCGCCTACCAGATTCTTTTCCTGGACCGGGTCCCGGACTGGGCGGCCGTGGACCAGGCGGCTGAACTGGCCAGGAGGTATGGGCATGAAGGTCATGTCCGGTTTGTGAACGCAGTCCTTAGGAACCTGATCCGGAGAAGGGAAGACCTCTCCCTTCCGGATCCATCTCTGACCATCTCCTATCTCCAAGCCGCGTATTCCTTTCCGGAATGGCTGGTGGAACGCTGGGTCCGACGTTTCGGCGCCGGGACGGCTGAGCGTCTTTTGGAAGCCTCCAACCTCCCCCCTCCGCTTTTCCTGCGGGTCAATACCCTGAAGATATCGAGAGAGGAATGGATCAGCCGGATCTCCGGGCAGGCCGAGGGGGCCCGCCCCCATCCCCTGGTTCCTGAAGGAGTCGAGGTGTCAGGTCAAGGAGATCTCACAACCCTTCCCGGCTATCAACAGGGATGGTTCTATGTCCAGGACCCAGGGTCCATGATCGTGGCCCATTTGTCCGGAGCCAAGCCCGGGGAAAGGATACTGGACGCCTGCGCCGCGCCCGGCGGCAAGGCTTCGCATCTTGCGCAGCTCATGCAAGACCGCGGGGAGATTGTCGCCCTCGAAATGGAAGAGGGCAAGATCGCGCGCATGCAGGAGAACCTGAAACGCCTCGACATACGAAGTGTGACGCTGCAAACCGGGGACGCGTCACGCGTCGAGTTTGCTCAGCCCTTTGACCGGATTCTGATCGATGCCCCGTGCTCCGGGCTCGGCACCATCCGGCGCCACCCAGAGGCCAAGTGGATCAAGAGCGCAGAGGATCTCATCCGGCATCAGGAAAGACAGTTATCCATTCTTCGGAATGTCAGCCGGTTTGTCCGGGATGGGGGGACGCTAATCTATGCCACCTGCTCCACGGAGCCCGAGGAGAATGAAGAGGTCATCGGGAGATTCCTTGGAGAGAGACCGGAATTTACGATCGAGAAGAAGCCCAAAGAATTGGAAGCGGCTATCCTCGAAATGTTCGATGAGCAGGGTTACTTCCATGCCTATCCGCATCTCCATCACACGGATGGTTTTTTTGCAGCAAGGCTGATCCGAAAAGAATAG